DNA from Grus americana isolate bGruAme1 chromosome 6, bGruAme1.mat, whole genome shotgun sequence:
CCGGTAATGGGCGTGAGGAGCGGCCGGCGCGGGCGGCAGCGGGTGCCCGGCGGCACCGCGGGGGAGGTGCGAGCTGCCTTGAGGCGGCGGCACGTGGCGGGCAGCCGCTGAGGGGTGACCCGGTGTGGGCTCCCACTCGCCGGCAGCAGGGACGGGGCCGCAGGCAGCCTGGGGCGGGGGAGAGCGCTCGTGTGTGGGAGTAGTGAGGGGCCGAGCCCCAGTCCCGGGCATGGCGGAGACCCTgagcccctgcaccccacaggGCCAGTGTCAGGCCAGCACGGGCGCCAACACCTCGTCAGCCAACGTGGACGCTAACGCCTCCTCGGCTGCCTCCGCGCTGGTGGGCGGCAGCACATGGAGGGGCCGGGAGCCCTTCTCCATCTTCACCATCCTCATCCTGACCCTGCTGGTGCTCCTGACTGTGGCCACCTTCCTCTGGAACCTGCTGGTACTGGCCACCATCTTGCGAGTGAAGGCTTTCCACCGCGTGCCCCACAACCTCGTGGCTTCCACAGCAGTGTCAGACGTGCTGGTGGCGGCCCTGGTGATGCCGCTGAGCTTGGTGAAGGAGCTGTCGGCTgggcggcggtggcggctgGGCCGGGAGCTGTGCCTCGTGTGGGTCTGCTTCGAcgtgctgtgctgcacagccAGCATCTGGAACGTCACCGCCATCGCCCTGGACCGCTACTGGTCCATCACCCGCCACCTGGAGTACACGCTGCTCACCCGCCGCCGCATCTCCAACATCATGATTGCTCTCACCTGGGTGCTGTCCGCCGCCATCTCCCTCGCCCCCCTCTTTGGCTGGGGGGAGACCTACAGCCCTGAGCAGGAGCGCTGCCAGGTCAGCCAGGAGCCCTCCTACACCATCATCTCCACTGGCGGGGCTTTCTACCTGCCCCTCTGCGTGGTGCTCTTTGTCTACTGGAAGATCTACAAGGCGGCCAAGTTCCGCATGGGGGGCCGCAGGAGGAATGCCGTGGTGCCCCTGCCAGAGGCTGCCCAGGTaagggtggggatggggaagagaacccctgctgcctcccccaggCACCTGTGCTCCTGCTTCTCGTCTGCTCCCAGCTGGGGACCCCTGCATCAGTGGTTTCGGCACAGCAAGAAGACTGAGACGTGCCCTGGGGCTCCTGCGTGAATGTAGCTGTTACGGACTAGATGTGAGCGGTAATTAGCCAGTCAAAAAGTGCCACTCTTGGAGAAGagttttattctcatttttttcttaaatgtgctATAAGAGTAAGTGACAGGTGCATTCACTGCCAGTCTTGAgatccattttaaaatagtctCTGAACTTACCATTCCTTGTTCCCTCTTTATCTTTTTACAGTGTTGTTGGGGTAAACAAAGACCCAAACAGATCCCTAGGTTGTGTACAGAGTAAATGCATGCACATTTATCTACTAGCACGGACTTTGTGTGGGATCTATCAGTGTCTGAATAGATTTTAGTAAGCAGATGATACACTTTATTTATGTGCTTGGGTTATTTTAACTTGAATAGTGGGAACATACTACTCACTGCATAGTGTTGAGGCAATGAGCAATgaattgtttctattttaaaattaccagCTGTCTTAAAAAATACATCCTTCTTCTTATCCCAAACGTTGCCTGTGTTCCTGCAAAGCCCTAGTCATGTGGGAGGTCTCATTCATTTTGGGAATACACCTAGCTGACAGGAAAGCTGTGTCCCTGTGGAAAGGTTGGGGACAGCTCCTTGTGTCCCATTAAGTCAGGCGCTCTGCATGATGACGCTGTCACTCGTGCCATGTCACCAACGTGGACAGTAGTGCTTACTGTGAACTCCACTTGCTGTCACATACCCTTATTTTCACTCATAACTGTGGAGgacctgatttttttatagTACATTTTTGTGATTGCATGTTGTACTTGCTAAGTCCAGTCCCTTCCCCAGTAACAAAAGTTGAGCTGTGTCGATGTTCAAGATAGAGACACGGAGGATTTTCTGTTCACTGGGGCTAATCCTGCAGAGCCTCACTCCTCTGCTAAATCCCTTTAACTTTGATTTGGAGTCATGGTAGGAAACATTGTATTATGGTCATGAATAAAAGTCTGTAGGTTGTGTTCCCTGATTCTAGCAAGAAAGAACAGCACTGGCAATTATATATGGTCAGACTTGCAGACTTGGGTCCTGATGTCTTGAAGATGTTTATAATATAAATTGATTTATGAAGCTGTCTTccatgcaaaagcagaaaatatgttaaaaaagatGAGAATATCTCCTCTAGCGGCATTCTTTATTTTCCTATGTCCTTCATCCCCTTGTTTGCACCAAATTTCTTTCCAAGGTGTAAGTATGATTAATGTATTGCTTGGAGTTAATGTATAATCTTTCCAAGCGCAAAAGCTAACTGAATATTTGTAGTGTTGTTGCATGCTTTATCTTTTACATACACACCTACTCATACAGGACTAGTTGCTTGGAATCTAAAATTCTAGGAAGCTAAATGAGCTGAAGCATTGCTGCTTAAGTTTTAGCCTATACAGAGACACATTGCTGGTATGTCAGGTTTAACTTGAAAGAAGTCTGGCTCCTAATTGTCATAGTTCTGTCTGCAAAAGCCCTTGCGTAGGCACAGCTAGGCTGGCAGGTAAGAGCTTTTTGCTGATGCAGTGTCTGGGAGCTGGTTTAGGCTATACTGACAAAAGAGCTCCTGTCAGTGTGAGCTGAATACCCGTTTTGGAGCGGTTGCCCGTATACCTATTACTGCAAATGCTCAAGCCAGTAGTTCTTCATCTGTCTTATATTGGCAGTGATTGACATAttaacttctcttttcttgAATCCGCAGTTGGTATATAGTGGCAACCTTCCCCATTGTCCCAGCAGCTTCATTTGCTGACTTAAAAAGACTTTGTGATTCACATGCAAACCTTTACTTATCATCTAAAGGAAGAGCTGATGCCTAGCTGCACATAACGTGTACATTAAATGAACCTGTGGATCAAGGGAGCTGGCATTCAGGATGCAtttcttcttagttttctttctaagtTAAGAGACTGAGACTTACTCACCAAGTTTTATCCTGATCTCCTTTAAGCATATAGGAGCAGGGTCCAACAGAACAGTAGCAGTTCCCCAATGAATTCTGGAGAAGAATATTCAAACACATCACTACTGTTCCTTTGGCTATTCTGAGTcattttttgattaaaattttacttgtgtttttcaaaaacactttttaatgtctttgaaaaaaattaaggtgaAGGAGATGGACAGGAAACAGCTGAGGTGCTTCTAGTTTTAATGGCAGCTTGTTTCTTACTTTCccttgaaacaaaaaatatgcagaattgTGACCCTAATTTAGTCTGGTGCTTTTAGAATTCTTTGTTTGCTCATTGTGAAACTCCTTAAAATATGAATTCTACAGTCAATACTGATGTGAGTGACCCTCATAAAAATGAATGACATACCACCACTGACAGAGAGCTATACTCACCTTGTTGACAGTAGGtaataattttctctgtaaatagTCCAATTGAAATAAACAAGACTGCTTGAAAAACAGCAGATACTGCTGGATAGTGCCCTTTTAAAGCAGTGAAGTCACTTGTAGCATAGGTTTTGCCCAGCAAGAACAAGGATGGCAGAATCTGAATGTCAGGTTTACTTAGATGTAGCAATTGCAGGGTCAGGATTAAATTTCCATGTGAGGAGTTAGAAATCAAGTTCTGTtgatggttggggttttgtgggtttttttgttgtggtttttttttttctttctccccgCTCAAAGTACCTTGTATATTGTATGAGTAGTTAGGCCTGATCCAAACCTTATCAGTTTTGTGAGGGTCCTTCCCACTACTTATTATTATCAAGCCCCAGAGCTCCAACGGTGCTATGTTCTGCACCTTGACCCGTTCAGCCTATCCAACCCCTGTAACCAGTCAGGACAACATAGGAGAGAAAACACATTCTCCTTCTCTGAAGGAGTCGCAGaccttctgtttcttatttctgcctctgactGTCCAAGTAGAAGGGATGAGTCAGGAAGCAAAGTGCAACTGTCCAGAAGAGTGGCAGCAGATGTCAGGAGAAAGATGAGGCAGGAAGCAAGGTGGAGTGGCTAGCGATTTCCTGGAAGAAATGCAGAGCTATTACTGcttacagaagaagaaaatcctgTGAAAAAACAGGTGTTCCTTTCCCTATCAAATGTACTATCTGTCAGATTGGTGGAGCATCCAAGAAAGTGTAGACATTCTTACGTTTCGATCCTTCGTTATGCATTTCTCGTGTTCGAAGAGCAAGAAGTATGCCAAGACTGCACTAAGGCAGTAatgatctttttctttgctgaatcaCACTGTAATAGGCAAAACTCTGAATTTGTGGTAGTAAGCCAGATTTGATTGATGTTTATCATTTTTATGGTTGTTCAGTTCTCAAGTTATTGCAGACCCTGGAGGTATAGTACAAACTTATACACAGTACCTGCCACAAAGGACCAGTAATAGCAATCATTAAAGCTCTATGGAACATTTTAAATCAAGGGATTTCATTAGAAGCTCCTTGGTGGCATGTTTTTTATAACGCTGCTAGGAACACAGGCATTGGGAACATACAGCTCTAGGAACATACAAACATTCAGTAGTAGTAATTTACTGGAGATAGACAACAGAAGTGGCATTGAACTGTAACTACTCCTCAACGTACAGAAGAATGAATTCTGAAACTTAAACCAAACTGGAGAAGAATTTGTACTTGAGagctcttttcctttatttaactCTCTATGACACTCTCACTGGACAGCGGTCATCTCTGCACTTCTCAGAGCCTGTTGTCCTGGAAATAGCTGATTTCATGAATTCAGATCTAATTCTGGCCTCAGAGTAGCAGTCCTTTCATACCGGCTTTTTTCCTCGCTGCTCCTGACTCTCAGCTCCTGGAGCAGAGCTTGGGCGGTGGAAACAAAATCTGCACCCAAGGCACAGAGTACTGCTAGGCACTGAGTGAGAACAGTTTGGAACACCATGCAGAGATGCTCACATATGAGAGATGTCCCCAGTGTAAACTGGGGCATCTTTGTGGATTGCTTTAATTTACAGTCTGTGACCACCTTTTCCCCTGTCGCAGCTTGTTCATTAGTCCTCATCAGTAGGCCCAAAAGGGGTGGAAGGGTTTTATATTGGGCTTGTCCTTTGTTCCATACAGCACAGGGATAATGGCCAAGTATTGTGACTTATGTTAGAAATTGGAGTCATGCAAAGCCTCCAGGATTGGCACTGGAAACTGCGGATTTGGTATAGTCAGAGCCGTGTTTAGTTCAAGAAAATCACAACTGACaaggctggaaagcagctaCATAATCTTTTTGGCCTGTGCTCTTGTTCGGACAATGCCAAATTACGGTGGATTACCCATGCCTGCATAAGGGGGGGAAGTCCTTTAGCAAGGTTCACCCATCCAGTACTGTGTACCACAACAGCATTTGCCTACAGTAGACTCATTTGCTTTCCGTGTCCTTTGTGTGGGTTAGCTTATAACAAACAGCCTTGACAACATAGTCTTGGGGGCTGATAGTTGTAGCAAGGATAATCACCAACCAGGCCAGGGAGATGAGTCAGGTCTGCAGCAAATCATATAGAAAGcaacaaaagttaaaaaatttgaaattataatGAAAGATTGGACTTTCCTAGCTTTGCAATATGCACTGATACATATTTTCTGATATGAACAGCACTTCAGATTAAATCCGtgtttcactttaaaaatgtagagcagggatgaggtgctGGCAGTCCTGTAGTAGGTGTATATGGTgaccaggcagggagggagcacagTACCGCAAAGCTGATGCATTTACAGGGACATAGAGCACAGGGGCATGGAGCACAGGACCTCGCTAGAAACCCTCTGTGAAGTCCGGTCCCTTTTGTGATAGTACAAGCCAGGAGCAGCTGGCCAGCGGATCGCGGGTCTGGCAAGTGGCAGCGCTCACGCCGGGGGCTGGCACTTGGAATGGTACCCCATGCCAGGAATGCCCGAGAGGCGGGTGTTGTGGCAGGCAAGCCTGATGGAGAGCCAACTGAGTGAGGGTCGTTCACAGCGTGTGCGGCTGGTCAGCTGGAAACCACGTACGGGCTGAGCGTTAGATGCTGATGATCATGGAAAACTGAGCTTTCATACAGCTTCCAAGGTTTAGATGCTTGTGTAAGTCCTGCTGAAGGCACAGGCTGAAGGACCTCGCTGAGCAGGGATACTAGTTACCTTTTCAAGAACATTTGGTGTATCCTTTTCAAAGGATTTCTTATGGAGAAATTGAAGCAAAATATCTCCAGTCTGCCAGGGATATTTACAGTTTACTTAATGGAAGGTTCCATGAGAAAtcccattatttttcttaaagcacGAGGCTGCTATTtgcactttttttattattactgctaTTACAACATTATTCAGAAGTCCCAGGCAGAACTAGtcaaaaaataattgaaaaaacaGCTATGACAACAGAGAAAGTAGAAATTATGTAGATAGGAAGATAACTGCTGTCCTGTAATTTACAAAAAATGCCATGATCTATTTTCACTTGCTGTTTAGTATTCAGAGGCCTGATCTAACAACCAGTGGAGTTTGTTGAAACTCCTCTGATTTCAGTAGGAGCTTGACCAGGCTGTAAATGCATGCTTCATTAGGGAAAAGAATGGAGGACTGTGGTATcttctatcaaaaaaaaaaattaaataacttctTCTCAcaatatgaaattaaatgatAAAAGAGTTGCTACTAGTAAATTCTGCAGTTCAGTCACAAGCCTTTTAAAACCTGAAGTACCGAAAAGAAAAGGCTCTGATTTGATGATGGCCCACTGCAAgctctatcttttgagtaagAGTTGGAGGTTAAATGTAGTACCAAACTATGCCCAATGCTAGTGACAAAGTCTTTTGTATGGCTCTTCCCAAGAGGCATACTTATGTAGCTATTCCTCAGGGCTAAGATGTAATCTTTCAGGGTTGCTTGTCACAAATTTGTCCTCCTGTCATACATTCATCCCTTTTTGCAGAGTGTGATTAAGGAAGTGCAGAGCAAGTCCTTCTGCAGACAAATGGTGTGATCCTTGCTACATGAGGGGTATCCCATTTTAATTGTCAGGACAGAtgtgattttcattttcctccgTTATTTGCCTGCGCCCATAATCTGCTGCTCTTACATTCTGCAGCCATGTCTCATGTCTGAGGGTGAAGACAGGGATATCCATCTTGAAGAGTGATTGTCTAGCCGTTGCCAGCGCTTCCCTCTCAGAGTTGCAGTGCTCGTATGAAATAGAGGCCCTCCATCTATTACAAAGCTTGCACAAAGGTGGCACGCGCATGTGGAATATGTAGCTAATTTAACAACAGGCCATCTTTGGAGTGGTGTCAGAGTCTTGCAGTGCCTGTGAGTTATCACTTAGGCAAATTTTACAGCCTCAGGTTGCATCCTTAAACTGCTTATTTTATTGCACTGTCTTCATAACTGTAGTGCCTAGAATTTTAAACTCACAGATACTTTAATCTTCAGATTAAAATCACAAGGGAGTATCTTTTTCTGGACAGACTCTAAGCACGTTATTAACACGCGCCCAGACCCTGTTTGCGAGCCTTGGTGCCACCGGAGCTCCGTGCTGTACTCACTGCGCAGATGAATGTCTTGCCCTTAGGAAGAGAGGAGACAAGAAGCACCGTCAGCAGCCTGGAGTAGCTGACGTCTTTCCCCTCTCTATGTAACTTCTGTTGAAGCCAGAGTTTGAACTGAAGGCTGATTGAAAAGGCGTTTTTCTGGCAATGGAGTACTTTTTGTGAGAATACCAAGTAGAGCTGAGTGAAATAAAGGACAGgtgacagaagacagaaaatgaggaccagaaaatgctgcttctcctgcaaagcttttctttgattACTACCAGAGTATTTTATAAGCTAATTCAAAATGGTGGCACATTTCCTGAGGGTATGTCATTCCAGGTGCATCCTTGTGCTCCCAGTGTCATAGACTGTGTTGGCACTGTGAccaggctgcagctggtgcCATACGCTGCTCTGTCCCTCTCCAGGAGGTAGAAGTGCCCATGGTGAGATAGCCTCTGTCAAGGAAGAGCAGAAGGCACTCAAGTTCTGTCTTTTATAAGGGACTCTTACTGATGGTTTTACTTTCcaccaaaatatttccaaagtattgaattttatttcaggcaTTTCTGATTTTTGGGCGGTAATGAAATACTGGTATTTTCCAAAGATCAGTCGTGCTTCTTAAAACTTTCCTTCAATTGAAATCccattctttcatttaaaaaaggtTCTGATGGAAAAAATTTTGTGCAGATTTATCGGAGTTTTTTGGAGTATGCTCTGTCCCTTCTGCAGAACAAGTGGTAGTGCCAAGCTCCTGCACTCACCAGGAATGGAATTTTGAGCTCTGTGTCCAGGCAGTATAGGCTGAAGCTCTTGTAGTCAAAGAGCAGGCATTTGTTGCGGGTCCCTCCCTGATACCTTAGGGAAATGACCCGAAGGGACTGCAATGGAATGAAATTCATTTCCAGTTCAGGCCTGAGAAACCCTAAAGGTCGTGTAGCAGCACAGGAGAGTCTGGTGTAGGGATAGGCAGAAGGCCTTTGTTAGCCTTTCTTAACAACCTGATTTCCCACTAGGTATCAAGGATccaataaaataaactgaaaaagaatgCCCAGAATACACATGGCATCAGTTACTCTTTATTTAGCTTTGGTTTGTCAGTCACAGTCAGCAGCTTTTCCAACATAATGACAAGTCTGGTAATTTTGGCACTCTGCAgcgttttctttcttttagcaTGGAAGGAATGGAGTTGGGGCCTTTTGTGGTAGGTGCACAGATGTCGTGCTGTCATTTAAAAGTAATACTTCACTCAAACAAATTGTCTTGGTAAGAATccatgtttgcttttgttttgaggTGAAGGAAGCTTCGCATGAACCACAGATGGTGTTTACAGCTCGTCATGCAGCTATCACTTTCCAGACAGATGGAGAAACATGgagagaacagaaagagaaaaaggcagcTCTGATGGTTGGCATCTTAATTGGAGTTTTTGTACTGTGCTGGATCCCTTTCTTCATCACAGAATTAATAAGTCCCCTCTGTTCCTGCAACATCCCACCCGTCTGGAAAAGCATCTTTCTTTGGCTTGGCTACTCCAATTCTTTCTTTAATCCTCTCATTTATACAGCATTTAACAAAAATTACAACAATGCCTTCAAGAACCTTTTTGTAAAGCAGAGATAAAAGGggacacagaggagaaaatgatGCCTTTATTGCATAATAC
Protein-coding regions in this window:
- the LOC129208161 gene encoding 5-hydroxytryptamine receptor 5A-like, producing the protein MAETLSPCTPQGQCQASTGANTSSANVDANASSAASALVGGSTWRGREPFSIFTILILTLLVLLTVATFLWNLLVLATILRVKAFHRVPHNLVASTAVSDVLVAALVMPLSLVKELSAGRRWRLGRELCLVWVCFDVLCCTASIWNVTAIALDRYWSITRHLEYTLLTRRRISNIMIALTWVLSAAISLAPLFGWGETYSPEQERCQVSQEPSYTIISTGGAFYLPLCVVLFVYWKIYKAAKFRMGGRRRNAVVPLPEAAQVKEASHEPQMVFTARHAAITFQTDGETWREQKEKKAALMVGILIGVFVLCWIPFFITELISPLCSCNIPPVWKSIFLWLGYSNSFFNPLIYTAFNKNYNNAFKNLFVKQR